In the genome of Dehalogenimonas sp. THU2, the window TCTGTCCTATCCCTTCTCGCCCCTTTAATTATCAGAGTCTTCATCCGCCTATTTTTAGGGAATTCATCTAGTTAAATTAAGGGCAGTCCGCATGAAAAAATACGTATTTCCCCTAATATTCTCAAAATCACCGCATGCTGATAATGTTGTCAGGGAATAGCCCACAAAGGGCGATTTTTATTAACCGGAGAAAATACAAGAGTGATGCCGAAACTAAAATTCCCTGGATCCCCCAAACTCAAGAGGATCACTTACTCAGTGACAGCCGCCGTGGTTATTATCGTGTTGACCGTCGGCTCGAGCCTGTACGCCAAGAGTGTCCTCAACCCCAACGAACTGACCCATTTCTTCGTGCCCTTCCCAGCCGGGCGGATCATCAGGCCGCAGGTGCTCCCCAAGCCCGATGGTACTACGGTTTTCGTGCGTCCGGTAACCGTGTACGTCAACGAGCGGGGCATCCTGAAGCGCTGGCTGAACGGAAGCATCGAGGGGCTGTCCACCCATTGGCTGATCAACCTGGACGACAAGCCGCATCGCATCGGTCTTAAGTTCACCAGTGACAGTGTTGAAATCGATTGGGATGTCCATGCCGGGATCCCCTGGGACCCTGCGACGCAGACCTTCCTTGAGCCGGTTGCCCCCGGCGAGCAAGTGCCGGAACTGGGTGTCGACTGGTTCTTCCATTTTCCCAAGGAGATCCAAGCCCAAGACATCTGGTACCAAGGCAGCTTGGAGGTCTTCGATGCCGACACCGGAGAGACGCTGACCACCATTCCCATCAAATTCGAAGTGAGGACGGCTGATGAAACGAATAATAGCGGCCATTAAGAAACACCCCTGGCGCTACGTGGCCATGGCTGCTGGCTTTGCCTTATTCGTCTACCCGGCGGCCTTCCTGATCCGTGCCGCTTTTTGGGCTCAGGGTTCAACGGCTATGCCCGACCTGCACAAAGCCTGCTTCCGCATGCCCTTCGACTGGCTGGTGGCTGGCAATGTCACCAATTTCGTCGACCGGCCGTTCTTGATCGGCTTCCTCGGCGTTGTCCTGGTGGGGGCGTTCTTCTTTGGCCCACTATTCTGCGGCTGGCTATGCCCGGTGGGCACCACTAGTGAATTGGCTTCCAGGACGACGCCCAAGAAGGTCAAGATCAACCTGACCCGCAAGGTCAATCCGACAGCTATCCGTTACGGCTTCCTGGCCGCTTTTGTCGCCGTGGCCGCCGGTGCGGCTTTCATCCCCGATTCGGCCTTGGCCAGCATCTGCTGCCGCTACTGCGCCTCGGCGCAGCTCCAGACTCTGGTGAACGGTATCTTCGATCCGTCCAGCCTGGCTTACTTTCATTCTGGTGGCATCATGGTCATCGGCGGCTGGTTGTTTTTGGGTGGGTTATTCTGGAAAGGTGGGCGCGGTTGGTGCCTCTATGGTTGCCCGCTGGGGGCCATCTCCAACATCTCCCACTCGATCGGTGCCAAGATGGGTTTCACCTACAAGATCAAGCACGACACCTCCAAGTGCGTCGAATGCGGCAAGTGCGAGGAAGTCTGCCCGACCTGGGCGATAAACCGCGAGTCCGGACAACCAGCAGTCAACCGCCACACCTGCAACACCTGCCTGGAGTGCGTCAAGGAATGTCCCACCGGCTCCTACAAGTACACCAGGGGTTCATAAAATGAAAACACCTACTGAAATTAAAAACCATTTGAAGCACCACGCGACCAGCATCACCGTATTCTCCTACGCCTTTGGAGTGGGGGCGGTGCTGCCAGCAGCGCTTTCCCGCTGCGGCGCCAACTGCCTGGCTTGCGGATCTTGCGGCTTAGCGCTGGGGGTGGTGCCATTGGTGGTCTACTTCTCCCGCAAGAAGAAGCCGGACCAAGGTGATAAAATTGAGGCAGGGAGTGTACCAAACCTGAATGAGAAATCTGTTAGTTAGGGTACTGACGGCCATATTGGTATTGGCGGCCGTTTCGGGTACCGCCGCCTGCGACGATAAATTTGCCACCGATGAGGTGAACATCGCCGTCTCGCCGAGGGCGATTTCGGACGCCGACACCGGCGACTTGTCCGCTGAGGCAACCTACATCATCCGCTGCGCTTCGGCGGAGTTCTTTGACGGCAGACTCAACATCGAGACAACCAAGGACATCAAGATGAAGCCGGCCTATCTGCTGTTCGTGTTGCCGGGCGGCGCCGAAAACTCCCGGCTGGTGCTGGCTCCGGTGTCAGGCGAGGAAATCAACTACAACTTCAACCAGGCGGCTGGTTATAGCGCCGGCCGTTCAGCCATCGACGGAGTTATAGCGAGCTACGGCATCACCTATCCAAACTGGCTGGCCGGAGCGATGGGCAGTGGCAATTTCCCCTGCTGCGAATAATATCAACCATATAAGGTATTTTTACGGTTCGAGACCAACCTATTTCAACAGTGTGACGAGCAGTGAGGACACGGAATGCCGTGTCTATACACCTTATACGGCCGTCGTACCGCATAGCAGCGTGGCATTAATGAATATGGGGATTTAGGTGAGATACACCTTGACCCTAGTGATATAATCAACACAAATGAATATTGCAAAAAGTAACAAATTTGAGAAAAGTCCGACTAAAGGCGAACTTGAATCTCTTCTCATCGTGAATATTCTGGCCAGTTTCGGATTTATCGCAATTATTGCCCTGAGTGGTGACTACAAGGCAACTGCGTTCTGGATCGCTGCGGTATTAGTAACGGGAATCGCATACGCGATAAGCTATGTACCCGATCGGCTAAAGTTGTTGCGGTATACTCTCATCGCAGCGGGGTTTTTTGCCCCCGGTGCCATCGGTCCAATTCTTCAAACCGAACAGAGCTACAGCGCTGCCGGTCTCGTCTTCCTGATGGCGCTTTTCTGGCTGCCGCTCATCAAAGGCTTGCGCCATCGCGCTACACCCACCACCTGAACTGGGGAGGTGTTCGATTCCGGTCGATTCCTGGCTTTACCCTTCACCAGTACTATTTCAACTATCCTCCAGGCGCGTAGTATTATGTGTGTTATGACAAAGTGGTCGAAAAAGCTTCTCGTTGCCTGTTCCGCCGTTGTCCTGTTATTGGCGCCCGCGGCCTGCGGTCCCCGGGATACAACCGGACCTACCCTGCTCGGCGGTGCGTGGGATGATCTCAGCGTCTATGAGGCCGGGCTGGTTCCCGGCGAACGTGCGGCTCTCGAAACGTTGCCGGGAGCCAGTATCTATCACATTGACCTGACCCTGGCCGCCGACCTGTTGTCCCTGGAAGGGAAAGAACAGGTCCGCTACACCAACCGCGAGACCGTGTCCCTTAACGATATATATTTTCAGCTTTTCCCCAACGTCAACGGCGGCAGCAGCACCATCACTGATCTCAAGGTGGATGGCAAAGAAG includes:
- a CDS encoding 4Fe-4S binding protein; the protein is MKRIIAAIKKHPWRYVAMAAGFALFVYPAAFLIRAAFWAQGSTAMPDLHKACFRMPFDWLVAGNVTNFVDRPFLIGFLGVVLVGAFFFGPLFCGWLCPVGTTSELASRTTPKKVKINLTRKVNPTAIRYGFLAAFVAVAAGAAFIPDSALASICCRYCASAQLQTLVNGIFDPSSLAYFHSGGIMVIGGWLFLGGLFWKGGRGWCLYGCPLGAISNISHSIGAKMGFTYKIKHDTSKCVECGKCEEVCPTWAINRESGQPAVNRHTCNTCLECVKECPTGSYKYTRGS